In one Anas acuta unplaced genomic scaffold, bAnaAcu1.1 SCAFFOLD_193, whole genome shotgun sequence genomic region, the following are encoded:
- the SLC27A5 gene encoding LOW QUALITY PROTEIN: long-chain fatty acid transport protein 5 (The sequence of the model RefSeq protein was modified relative to this genomic sequence to represent the inferred CDS: inserted 1 base in 1 codon), translated as MLGVVTAAVAGLLLLLLLLRARLFPFLWEDLGAFVALGGAAARCRRRLSRRPVVTLLEVFQEHARRQPHRPLLLFQDEVFTYRDVERRSSRAARAFSQHLGLQPGQTVAVFLPNEPAYVWTWLALAKLGCPMACLNSNVRGQALLHALAAAQATFVLASTELRDALEEVLPDLQRDGIKVFYLSSKSPTPGVEALLPAIEAASDEPLPGHYRAGITANSKAIYIYTSGTTGLPKAAVITELKLLMVASLGRICGIRGTDHVYTTLPLYHSAGLLIGVGGCLEIGATCVLRSKFSASQFWDDCRRYNVTVIQYVGELMRYLCNTPKRDNDHKHGVRLAVGNGLRAEVWKEFLQRFGPISIWEFYGATEGNAGFINYTGKIGAVGRANPFLKSFAPFELIKYNVEQDEPVRDERGLCIRVRPGETGLLVIKITKNTPFYGYAGDSKKTEKKILRDVLAKGDAFFNSGDLLMMDHEKFVYFQDRVGDTFRWKGENXATTEVEATLAMVNFIQEVNVYGVSVPGCEGKCGMAAIRLKPGMSFEGENFYAFTKETLPSYAAPRFVRIQEALEITGTFKQCKGNLVREGFDPKIIKDPLFFRDEKNKSYVPMNPDIHAAIREAKINL; from the exons ATGCTGGGGGTGGTGACGGCGGCGGTGGccgggctcctgctgcttcttctgctcCTTCGGGCCCGCTTGTTCCCCTTCCTCTGGGAGGACTTGGGAGCCTTCGTGGCCTTGGGGGGGGCCGCGGCTCGCTGCCGTCGCCGCCTGTCCCGGCGTCCCGTTGTCACCCTCCTGGAGGTGTTCCAGGAGCACGCTCGCCGCCAGCCCCACCGGCCCCTGCTGCTGTTCCAGGACGAGGTCTTCACCTACCGGGACGTGGAGCGACGCAGCAGCCGGGCTGCCCGAGCCTTCTCCCAGCATTTGGGTTTGCAACCGGGCCAAACCGTGGCCGTTTTCCTCCCCAACGAGCCCGCCTACGTCTGGACATGGTTGGCGTTGGCCAAACTGGGGTGCCCCATGGCGTGCCTCAACTCCAACGTGCGGGGCCAGGCGCTGCTGCACGCCCTCGCTGCTGCCCAGGCCACCTTCGTGCTCGCCAGCACCG AGCTCCGGGACGCCCTGGAGGAGGTTCTGCCCGACCTGCAGCGTGACGGCATCAAGGTCTTCTACCTGAGCTCCAAATCGCCCACGCCGGGTGTCgaggccctgctgccagccatcGAGGCGGCCTCCGACGAGCCCCTGCCCGGCCACTACCGCGCCGGCATCACCGCCAACTCCAAGGCCATCTACATCTACACCTCCGGCACCACCG ggctgcccaAAGCGGCGGTGATCACGGAGCTGAAGCTGCTGATGGTGGCCAGCCTGGGCAGGATCTGCGGGATACGGGGCACCGACCACGTCTACACGACCCTGCCGCTCTACCACTCGGCCGGGCTGCTCATCGGGGTGGGGGGGTGCCTGGAGATCG GAGCCACTTGTGTCCTGCGTTCCAAATTCTCCGCCTCCCAGTTTTGGGACGACTGCCGCCGCTACAACGTCACCGTCATCCAGTACGTGGGCGAGCTCATGCGCTACCTCTGCAACACGCCCAAG CGTGACAACGACCACAAGCACGGCGTGCGTTTGGCTGTGGGCAACGGGCTGCGGGCGGAGGTGTGGAAGGAGTTCCTCCAGCGCTTCGGACCCATCTCCATCTGGGAATTTTATGGGGCCACCGAGGGCAACGCCGGGTTCATCAACTACACCGGCAAGATCGGGGCCGTGGGCAGGGCGAATCCGTTCCTCAAG AGCTTCGCTCCCTTTGAGCTGATCAAGTACAACGTGGAGCAGGACGAACCCGTACGGGACGAGCGAGGACTCTGCATCCGTGTCCGGCCCG GTGAGACGGGGCTGCTGGTCATCAAAATCACCAAGAACACCCCCTTCTACGGCTACGCGGGCGATTCCAAGAAGACGGAGAAGAAGATCTTGAGAGACGTCTTGGCCAAAGGCGACGCCTTCTTCAACAGCGGGGACCTCCTCATGATGGACCACGAAAAATTCGTCTACTTCCAGGACCGCGTGGGGGACACTTTCCG CTGGAAAGGGGAGA GTGCCACCACAGAGGTGGAGGCCACTCTGGCCATGGTGAATTTCATCCAGGAGGTCAACGTCTACGGGGTGTCCGTGCCGG GGTGCGAGGGGAAGTGCGGCATGGCAGCCATCCGCCTGAAGCCCGGGATGAGCTTCGAGGGCGAGAACTTCTACGCCTTCACCAAGGAGACGCTGCCCAGCTACGCGGCCCCCCGCTTCGTGCGGATCCAG GAAGCCCTGGAGATCACCGGGACCTTCAAGCAGTGCAAAGGCAACCTGGTCCGAGAAGGTTTTGACCCCAAAATCATCAAGGACCCGCTCTTCTTCCGCGACGAGAAGAACAAGTCCTACGTGCCCATGAACCCCGACATCCACGCCGCCATCCGGGAGGCCAAGATCAACCTGTAG
- the THAP7 gene encoding LOW QUALITY PROTEIN: THAP domain-containing protein 7 (The sequence of the model RefSeq protein was modified relative to this genomic sequence to represent the inferred CDS: inserted 1 base in 1 codon; deleted 2 bases in 2 codons), with amino-acid sequence MSFGGSLWVFGVPVCFGVPHTALLAPPRSGYHRLKEGAVPTVFESTSPKPPRDTKPKLPPPDSDTPKPPRTTGKWKQDPPTPPPDPPFSSAVSCFPREGEDPGGVPALPGPLGARGGPLPDTLLVATGDEEATATPALPEGAPPGPPRPVSPSLYMLRLPPPAGAYIQNEHSYQVGSALLWKRRAEAALDALDKAQRQLQACKRREQRLRLRXGELQRERRAPPESRRVPKEPPAQGEEPQVPGDGGRGGHREGL; translated from the exons ATGAGTTTTGGGGGATCCCTATGGGTTTTTGGGGTCCCTGTGTGTTTTGGGGTGCCTCACACTGCCCTCCTTGCCCCCCCCCGCAGTGGCTATCACCGCCTGAAGGAAGGGGCCGTCCCCACCGTCTTCGAGTCGacctcccccaaacccccccggGACACCAAGCCGAAGCTCCCCCCCCCCGACAGCgacaccccaaaacccccccggaCCACCGGGAAGTGGAA GCAGGACCCCCCAAcgccccccccggacccccccttTTCCTCCGCCGTCTCCTGCTTCCCCCGCGAAGGCGAAGac ccggggggggtcccggctcTTCCCGGCCCTTTGGGCGCACGGGGGGGTCCCCTCCCGGACACCCTTTTGGTGGCCACAGGGGACGAAGAAGCCACGGCCACCCCCGCCCTCCCTGAAGGtgcccccccggga cccccccgccccgttTCACCTTCCCTTTACATGCTGAGGTTGCCCCCCCCGGCGGGGGCGTACATCCAAAACGAGCACAGCTACCAGGTGGGCAGCGCCTTGCTTTGGAAGCGCCGCGCCGAAGCCGCCTTGGACGCCTTGGATAAAGCCCAGAGGCAGCTCCAAGCTTGCAAACGCCGAGAGCAGAGGCTGAGGCTGC GTGGCGAGCTGCAACGAGAGCGACGAGCCCCCCCCGAAAGCAGGAGGGTCCCCAAGGAGCCCCCGGCGCAGGGCGAGGAGCCGCAGGTGCCGGGCGacggcgggcggggagggcaCCGGGAAGGTTTGTAA